Proteins encoded within one genomic window of Flavobacterium sp. NG2:
- a CDS encoding glycosyltransferase family 2 protein, with amino-acid sequence MRPKITALAITLNEETNIKRYVESLDFVDEIIFIDSFSTDATVKLATELGVKVIQNKFEDFSSQRNFAIEQAKNDWIVFFDLDEIISPKLRTEIVNAISQPNNYKAYKVKRNFYFLGKHIKYGGWQSDKAIRVFNKQMGKYNGNLVHEGITTSHRVGQLKESVDHYSYKNFDTYKQKLNLYSDLQAETLYNKGVKPNVYHFFIRPCYRFLWQYIYRLGFLDGKEGFILAYLHASSVYNRYIKLSMKHKEIN; translated from the coding sequence TTGAGACCTAAGATTACTGCATTAGCCATAACTCTAAACGAAGAAACAAACATAAAAAGGTATGTGGAAAGTTTAGATTTTGTTGATGAAATTATCTTTATTGATTCCTTTAGTACCGATGCTACAGTAAAACTAGCAACAGAATTAGGTGTTAAAGTCATTCAAAATAAATTTGAAGATTTTTCAAGCCAACGAAATTTTGCCATTGAACAGGCCAAAAACGATTGGATTGTATTTTTCGACTTGGATGAAATCATCTCACCAAAATTAAGAACCGAAATAGTAAATGCTATCTCACAACCTAATAACTATAAGGCATACAAAGTCAAGAGAAATTTTTACTTTCTTGGCAAACATATAAAATATGGAGGATGGCAATCAGACAAAGCTATCCGAGTATTTAACAAACAAATGGGGAAATACAATGGCAATTTAGTCCATGAAGGTATTACAACTAGTCATCGTGTAGGACAATTAAAGGAAAGTGTTGATCATTATAGCTATAAAAATTTTGACACTTACAAACAAAAACTAAATTTATATAGTGATTTACAAGCTGAAACACTTTATAACAAAGGGGTAAAACCAAATGTTTATCATTTTTTTATACGTCCTTGCTATCGTTTTTTATGGCAATACATCTACCGCTTAGGCTTTTTAGATGGAAAAGAAGGTTTTATTCTAGCTTACCTCCATGCTTCTTCAGTATACAATAGATACATAAAACTATCTATGAAGCATAAGGAAATTAATTAA
- a CDS encoding transposase has translation MYKLNAELNKIENQNSFEATKKYKNQRSLIAKVYQQQSQIFKTGKSVPDRIISISKSYIRPIVRGKEVKQVEFGAKVNKIQIDGINFIEHIQYRAFNEGTRLQSTVFCAQNLTKTKVKMLGADAIYATNKNRTFTTSNNIQTDFVRKGKAGKNEEQRKILAKEIKKERSTRLEGSFGKEKEHYNLKKIKAKTQKSEMLWIFFGIHTGNALEIGRRILKQQQILAA, from the coding sequence TTGTACAAACTTAACGCTGAACTCAATAAAATTGAGAATCAAAATTCTTTTGAAGCTACTAAAAAATACAAAAACCAACGTTCTCTAATCGCTAAGGTGTATCAACAACAGTCTCAAATTTTTAAAACAGGCAAAAGTGTTCCAGATAGAATAATAAGTATTAGTAAAAGCTATATTAGACCTATTGTAAGAGGTAAGGAAGTAAAACAAGTTGAATTTGGAGCCAAAGTCAACAAAATCCAAATTGATGGAATTAATTTTATAGAACATATTCAGTACAGAGCTTTCAATGAAGGTACACGTCTTCAAAGCACGGTTTTTTGCGCTCAAAACTTAACCAAAACTAAAGTAAAAATGCTTGGTGCTGATGCAATTTATGCCACCAATAAAAATCGAACATTCACCACTTCAAACAACATCCAAACCGATTTTGTGCGAAAAGGAAAAGCTGGCAAAAATGAAGAACAGCGTAAAATCTTAGCTAAAGAAATCAAAAAAGAACGCTCCACTCGATTAGAAGGAAGTTTTGGAAAAGAGAAAGAACATTACAATCTAAAAAAGATAAAAGCCAAAACCCAAAAAAGTGAAATGCTTTGGATCTTCTTCGGAATACATACAGGAAATGCCCTGGAAATAGGAAGAAGAATTCTCAAGCAGCAACAAATTTTAGCAGCCTAA